A genome region from Phycisphaeraceae bacterium includes the following:
- a CDS encoding VWA domain-containing protein, producing the protein MPITFEHPWWLLLLLILLPLWWLAWHSEAVLGRFKARLSFALRVMVVLLLTGSLARPLIERTGEGVTSLIIFDASRSVPLSLQEQATAFLQRAAASRERPEDGVGLITVAMEPEIAALPSPVTVVSEIGHAGPTEETNLEAALRLALATLPRTTANRILLVSDGNETSGSLIAAAEEAYAAGVPIDVVPLEFQLTSEVVVEELRAPSRVRIGQPFEARVTIRSPVDAPGNLRLLVDDQPIDLDPSTPGDGQRVTLRSGPSQFPIPLTFEGSGARRLRVIFEPDPSVGDAIEENNVGEAIVFVSGEGRVLFVDGGGAGAEVEVLATAMRRSGIDAEVVEPRALDAGAAFMAGFDSVVLANVPRWSLGLETDAALYSYVHDLGGGLVMLGGDQSFGAGGWIDSETAKALPLRLDPPQTRQILRGALALVMHSCEMPQGNYWGKQVAISAIEALTRLDHVGIVVYDWAAGMTGASWAFPMQPAGDKRAALAAANAMQVGDMPDFAPSLRMAREGLLSVKGGVKHAIIISDGDPQAPPPSLLNDYRRDGITITTVLVVGHGTQADHDKMKFMADSTGGRFYFVRNPRDLPQIFIKEASVVSRSLLQEGRFAPQLQPMASGPTKGVTTVPPVDGFVLTVAREGLAQTPITLQTAEGPDPLLAYWNHGLGRAVAFTSDVSGRWGAPWAAWQGVGPFWEQVIRWCMRPPQPRDASLRVQLEGGRATVELESAVTTGAAVQATMVGPDGRARVLPLRQVAAGRWRGEFETSDQGAYLVNAGFASESPDGERRVSSVQAAVSVPYAREFRSLRDNSAVLEAVAKRTGGRVIKLSDTVGVSLFERAGIQAPRTARRVWDLLAILAAALFLVDVASRRLAFDSKEARERAARAMGRVEAVGDASVAAWRKARERAARGDSEPKAGDEVSAVPPPTRRAAPVRPEGQAAPEGEAPRKTPDPRSAPPGTGNEADGLARLREAKRRARGDDRDSQGPEQGGGT; encoded by the coding sequence ATGCCCATCACCTTCGAGCATCCCTGGTGGCTTCTTCTGCTGCTGATCCTCCTGCCGCTCTGGTGGCTGGCCTGGCACAGCGAAGCGGTGCTGGGGCGGTTCAAGGCGCGCCTCTCCTTTGCGCTCAGGGTGATGGTGGTCCTGCTTCTGACTGGAAGTCTCGCCCGTCCCCTCATTGAGCGCACGGGCGAGGGCGTGACTTCGCTCATCATCTTCGATGCGAGCCGCTCGGTGCCGTTGTCTCTCCAGGAGCAGGCCACGGCGTTCCTTCAGCGCGCGGCGGCGTCGCGCGAGCGTCCTGAGGATGGGGTCGGGCTCATCACGGTCGCGATGGAACCGGAGATTGCAGCGCTTCCCTCGCCGGTGACGGTCGTTTCGGAGATTGGCCACGCGGGTCCGACGGAGGAGACCAATCTCGAGGCCGCACTTCGACTTGCCCTGGCCACACTGCCGCGCACGACGGCGAATCGCATCCTGCTCGTGTCCGATGGCAACGAAACCTCGGGCTCGCTGATCGCGGCGGCTGAAGAGGCCTATGCCGCCGGCGTGCCGATCGATGTTGTTCCACTCGAGTTCCAACTGACCTCTGAAGTGGTGGTCGAGGAGTTGCGAGCGCCTTCAAGAGTTCGCATCGGCCAGCCATTCGAGGCGCGCGTGACCATTCGGTCGCCGGTCGATGCGCCGGGCAACCTGCGCCTGCTGGTCGACGATCAGCCGATCGATCTCGACCCCTCGACACCGGGCGATGGCCAGCGGGTCACGCTGCGATCGGGCCCCTCGCAGTTCCCGATTCCGCTCACCTTCGAGGGTTCAGGGGCGCGGCGTCTACGGGTGATCTTCGAACCCGATCCCTCCGTTGGGGACGCGATCGAGGAGAACAATGTCGGCGAAGCGATCGTCTTCGTCTCGGGCGAAGGGCGCGTGCTCTTCGTCGACGGCGGGGGCGCTGGCGCCGAGGTGGAGGTGCTCGCGACGGCCATGCGACGATCCGGCATCGATGCTGAAGTGGTCGAGCCGCGCGCGCTCGACGCGGGCGCCGCGTTCATGGCCGGTTTCGATTCAGTCGTGCTCGCGAATGTTCCGCGTTGGTCACTAGGCCTTGAGACGGATGCGGCGCTCTATAGCTATGTGCATGACCTCGGCGGGGGGCTGGTCATGCTCGGCGGAGATCAATCCTTTGGCGCTGGTGGATGGATCGACTCGGAGACGGCCAAGGCGCTCCCCCTTCGCCTCGACCCTCCACAGACGCGGCAGATTCTCCGCGGGGCTCTTGCGCTCGTGATGCACTCCTGCGAGATGCCGCAGGGCAACTACTGGGGGAAGCAGGTGGCCATCTCCGCGATTGAGGCGCTGACGCGACTCGATCATGTGGGCATCGTCGTCTATGACTGGGCGGCGGGCATGACCGGCGCAAGCTGGGCCTTTCCGATGCAGCCCGCGGGTGACAAGCGCGCGGCACTCGCGGCCGCGAATGCGATGCAGGTGGGCGACATGCCCGACTTCGCCCCATCCCTTCGCATGGCGCGTGAGGGGCTCCTTTCGGTGAAGGGAGGGGTCAAGCATGCGATCATCATTTCTGACGGCGATCCACAGGCGCCGCCCCCGTCGCTGCTCAACGACTATCGCCGCGACGGCATCACCATCACCACGGTGCTCGTGGTGGGTCACGGGACGCAGGCGGATCACGACAAGATGAAGTTCATGGCGGATTCGACTGGTGGGCGCTTCTACTTTGTGAGGAACCCGCGCGATCTCCCGCAGATCTTCATCAAGGAGGCGTCCGTCGTCTCCCGCTCGCTGCTCCAGGAGGGGCGCTTCGCGCCCCAGCTTCAACCCATGGCCAGCGGTCCGACCAAGGGCGTCACGACGGTGCCGCCTGTTGATGGCTTCGTGCTCACCGTGGCGCGCGAAGGTCTGGCGCAGACGCCGATCACGCTGCAAACGGCTGAAGGCCCCGATCCGCTCCTTGCCTATTGGAATCATGGCCTTGGTCGAGCCGTCGCCTTCACCAGCGATGTCAGTGGACGCTGGGGCGCGCCGTGGGCGGCCTGGCAGGGGGTTGGTCCATTCTGGGAGCAGGTCATTCGATGGTGCATGCGACCGCCGCAGCCACGCGACGCCTCGCTTCGTGTGCAACTCGAGGGCGGCCGCGCGACGGTGGAACTCGAAAGCGCCGTGACGACGGGGGCCGCGGTCCAGGCGACGATGGTCGGACCCGACGGCCGCGCCAGAGTTCTTCCGCTCAGGCAGGTGGCGGCGGGGCGCTGGCGTGGTGAGTTTGAGACCAGCGACCAAGGGGCCTATCTCGTCAATGCGGGCTTTGCCTCGGAGTCACCCGATGGAGAGCGGCGCGTGAGTTCAGTGCAGGCCGCCGTCAGCGTGCCCTACGCGCGCGAGTTCCGCTCACTGCGCGACAACAGCGCCGTGCTCGAGGCCGTGGCCAAGCGCACCGGCGGTCGGGTGATCAAGCTCTCCGACACGGTCGGGGTTTCGCTCTTTGAGCGAGCAGGCATCCAGGCGCCGCGCACGGCTCGACGGGTCTGGGATCTTCTGGCGATCCTTGCGGCTGCTCTCTTCCTGGTCGATGTCGCGTCGCGTCGCCTCGCCTTTGATTCAAAGGAAGCTCGAGAGAGAGCCGCTCGCGCCATGGGGCGCGTCGAAGCGGTCGGTGACGCGAGCGTCGCCGCATGGCGGAAGGCACGGGAGCGCGCCGCACGGGGGGATTCGGAGCCGAAGGCAGGCGACGAGGTCTCGGCAGTGCCGCCGCCGACCCGGCGTGCAGCCCCGGTTCGTCCCGAGGGCCAGGCGGCACCTGAGGGCGAAGCTCCGCGAAAGACACCGGACCCGCGCTCGGCGCCTCCCGGCACCGGCAACGAAGCCGATGGCCTCGCTCGCCTGCGTGAAGCAAAGCGCCGCGCCCGAGGCGATGATCGCGACTCCCAAGGACCTGAACAGGGAGGTGGCACTTGA
- a CDS encoding AAA family ATPase produces MDANAADVEAVRHACAAFRTTGEALRKAVGRRLVGQTQVVEETLLALFAGGHVLLEGVPGLGKTLLVRTLGEVMALSFNRIQFTPDLMPADVTGTTILVEDAAGGHRTFQFREGPIFANIVLADEINRATPKSQSALLEAMQERSVSVGGVTRRLPEPFLVLATQNPIEQEGTYPLPEAQLDRFLFKVTVPAASREELNEIIKRTTAGEAAHLEAVIDTQAIVAAQRLARRVVVAPHVKDWCIRVVLGTHPGGPFGDAFVARYLRVGASPRGAQSMLAAAKVRALLDGRYAASVADLRAVALPALRHRVFRSFEAEAEGRTADEIVTRVIDRTPVEAAP; encoded by the coding sequence ATCGATGCCAATGCCGCCGATGTCGAGGCGGTGCGCCACGCCTGCGCCGCCTTTCGCACGACGGGTGAGGCGCTTCGCAAGGCCGTCGGTCGGCGCCTGGTCGGTCAGACGCAAGTCGTCGAAGAGACGCTGCTCGCGCTCTTTGCCGGCGGCCATGTGCTCCTTGAGGGCGTCCCCGGCCTCGGCAAGACCTTGCTGGTGCGCACGCTCGGCGAAGTGATGGCGCTCTCGTTCAATCGAATTCAGTTCACACCTGACCTCATGCCCGCCGATGTGACGGGCACGACCATTCTCGTCGAGGATGCTGCGGGCGGGCACCGAACCTTCCAGTTCCGCGAGGGGCCGATCTTCGCGAACATCGTCCTCGCCGATGAGATCAATCGAGCCACTCCGAAGAGCCAGTCGGCGCTGCTTGAAGCGATGCAGGAGCGCTCCGTCTCTGTCGGCGGAGTCACGCGACGACTGCCCGAGCCCTTCCTGGTGCTTGCGACGCAGAACCCGATCGAGCAGGAGGGGACCTATCCGCTCCCCGAGGCACAACTCGATCGCTTCCTCTTCAAGGTCACCGTGCCCGCGGCGTCGCGCGAGGAGCTCAACGAGATCATCAAGCGAACGACCGCAGGCGAAGCGGCCCATCTTGAGGCCGTGATCGACACGCAGGCGATCGTCGCCGCCCAGCGCCTCGCGCGGCGCGTGGTGGTCGCCCCGCATGTGAAGGACTGGTGCATTCGAGTCGTGCTCGGGACCCATCCGGGTGGCCCGTTCGGAGACGCGTTCGTCGCCCGCTACCTGCGCGTCGGTGCAAGTCCGCGCGGCGCTCAGTCGATGTTGGCCGCCGCCAAGGTTCGCGCCCTGCTTGATGGTCGCTATGCCGCGAGTGTCGCGGATCTCCGTGCGGTGGCGCTGCCGGCCCTCAGGCATCGCGTCTTCCGCTCCTTCGAAGCGGAAGCCGAGGGGCGGACGGCCGACGAGATCGTGACGCGCGTCATCGATCGCACCCCGGTGGAGGCGGCACCGTGA
- a CDS encoding DUF58 domain-containing protein, whose product MSERSFSEKPPILRRATRLDELIDGRLMAKLDQVDVVSRKIFQGKIQGERRSKRRGQSVEFADFRPYVHGDDLRFVDWNIYGRLDRLFLKMFLEEEDLSLLIAIDASASMDWGNPNKLEYARRLAMALGYVGLVNHNRVTLISFNGSGIRRLSNLRGRRRTSEMGRWLLQMEASGEAPFGDTMRSIALSRQGRGVMLVLSDFMVREGYERGLRYLVGRGYDLFLMQLLSPEELDPGTHGLSGDLRLEDIEDGSTAEVTVSGGLLRHYRERLDAYLAGLRDFSIRRSMTHVVIDTSTDMDVLLMEYLRRRGLLR is encoded by the coding sequence ATGAGCGAGCGCAGCTTCAGCGAGAAGCCTCCGATCCTTCGCCGCGCGACGCGCCTGGACGAGCTCATCGACGGTCGGTTGATGGCCAAGCTCGATCAGGTCGATGTGGTCAGCCGCAAGATCTTCCAGGGCAAGATCCAGGGTGAGCGGCGGAGCAAGCGGCGCGGCCAGAGCGTCGAGTTCGCCGACTTCCGACCCTATGTGCATGGCGATGACCTTCGCTTCGTCGACTGGAACATCTACGGACGGCTCGACCGCCTCTTCCTGAAGATGTTTCTCGAGGAAGAGGACCTCTCGCTGCTGATTGCGATCGACGCCAGCGCCTCGATGGACTGGGGCAACCCGAACAAGCTCGAGTATGCACGGCGGCTGGCGATGGCGCTGGGCTATGTGGGGCTGGTCAATCACAACCGTGTGACGCTCATCTCGTTCAATGGCAGCGGCATCAGGAGACTCTCCAATCTTCGAGGCCGGCGTCGGACCTCGGAGATGGGTCGATGGCTCCTCCAGATGGAGGCATCCGGCGAAGCGCCGTTCGGTGACACGATGCGCTCGATCGCGCTGTCGCGCCAGGGTCGCGGCGTCATGCTGGTCCTCTCGGACTTCATGGTGCGCGAGGGCTATGAACGAGGCCTGCGCTACCTGGTCGGCCGCGGCTATGACCTCTTCCTGATGCAACTCCTGTCACCAGAAGAGCTCGATCCCGGCACGCACGGTCTTTCCGGCGATCTCCGCCTTGAGGACATCGAGGATGGCTCCACCGCAGAGGTCACGGTGAGCGGCGGGCTGCTGCGCCATTACCGCGAGCGCCTCGATGCCTATCTCGCCGGATTGCGCGACTTCTCGATTCGCCGCTCCATGACCCATGTGGTCATCGACACCTCGACCGACATGGATGTCCTGCTCATGGAGTACCTGCGGCGTCGAGGTCTCCTGCGATGA